One window from the genome of Bartonella sp. WD16.2 encodes:
- the ligA gene encoding NAD-dependent DNA ligase LigA, producing MDKNAVKNLTALEAASELEWLAKEIARHDVLYNNNDQPEISDAQYDALRRRNTEIETLFPELIRADSPSYKIGAPVSEKFEKSVHAQAMLSLDNAFSVEDVSEFVERVRRFLRLPSTQTLEMTAEPKIDGLSLSLRYEQGKLVRAATRGDGYTGENVTANARTISDIPKVLQGEFPDIIEVRGEVYIKQEDFQVLNINQQEEGKIAFANPRNAAAGSLRQLDSRITASRKLKFFAYAWGEVSEMPAKSQMEMVNKLKEYGFIVNPFTKVFEKVEDLISYYHFIEEQRQSLSYDIDGVVYKVNDLGLQMRLGFVSRSPRWAIAHKFPAEKATALLEDIDIQVGRTGALTPVARLAPITVGGVVVTNATLHNEDYIKGVGRKGEPIREGRDIRVGDTVIVQRAGDVIPQIIDIISSKRPKNATPFVFPHHCPACGSHAVREVGEAVYRCTGGLICSAQAIERIRHFVSRNAFDIEGLGKKQVEFFFNIQDETLCIRSPVDIFTLEKRQKKALTRLENIEGFGSLSVRKLFDAINARREIPLSRFLFALGIRHVGEVNAQRLARVYRNYTAFEAAVMSAIVPHDKADEGNEEWTDLISIEGIGVRVGRAIIDFYQEAHNRDVLSALLQEVTPLPEEVIATDYSPIAGKIIVFTGTLTSMSRDEAKALAERLGAKTSGSISKKTDLLVAGLGAGSKLTKAKELGVEVIDEDNWSQLIKEYYI from the coding sequence ATGGACAAAAATGCGGTTAAAAATCTTACTGCTCTTGAAGCGGCAAGTGAGTTAGAGTGGTTAGCAAAAGAGATCGCACGTCATGATGTTCTTTATAATAATAATGATCAACCTGAGATTTCTGATGCACAATATGATGCTCTTCGTCGTCGCAATACGGAAATTGAAACTCTATTTCCTGAATTAATTCGTGCAGATTCCCCTTCGTATAAAATTGGTGCACCAGTTTCAGAAAAATTTGAAAAATCTGTTCATGCACAGGCGATGCTTTCTCTTGATAATGCATTTAGTGTTGAAGATGTCAGTGAATTTGTTGAACGTGTTCGTCGTTTTTTACGACTTCCATCAACACAGACATTAGAAATGACGGCTGAACCAAAGATTGATGGTTTATCTTTATCTTTGCGTTATGAGCAAGGGAAACTTGTGCGTGCTGCGACGCGTGGTGATGGATATACAGGTGAAAATGTAACTGCAAATGCACGAACAATTTCTGATATTCCAAAGGTTTTACAAGGTGAATTTCCTGATATTATCGAAGTTCGTGGTGAAGTTTATATAAAGCAAGAGGATTTTCAAGTACTCAATATTAACCAGCAAGAAGAAGGAAAAATAGCTTTTGCAAATCCTAGAAATGCAGCGGCTGGCTCTCTACGCCAGCTTGATTCACGGATAACTGCTAGCAGAAAGCTTAAGTTTTTTGCTTATGCTTGGGGTGAGGTAAGTGAAATGCCAGCTAAAAGCCAAATGGAGATGGTGAATAAGCTAAAAGAATATGGCTTTATTGTTAATCCATTTACAAAAGTTTTCGAAAAAGTAGAAGATCTTATCTCATATTATCATTTTATTGAAGAACAGCGGCAATCTTTAAGCTATGATATTGATGGGGTTGTTTATAAGGTTAATGATTTAGGGCTGCAAATGCGTTTGGGGTTTGTATCTCGTTCACCACGTTGGGCAATTGCACATAAATTTCCAGCAGAAAAAGCTACAGCACTTTTAGAAGATATTGATATTCAAGTAGGTCGAACTGGAGCACTAACGCCAGTTGCGCGCCTTGCACCCATCACTGTAGGTGGGGTTGTGGTTACCAACGCAACTTTGCATAACGAGGATTATATTAAAGGAGTTGGTCGTAAAGGTGAGCCAATCCGTGAGGGGCGTGATATCCGTGTAGGTGATACAGTGATTGTACAGCGTGCTGGTGATGTAATTCCTCAGATTATTGATATTATTTCTAGCAAGCGTCCCAAAAATGCAACTCCTTTCGTTTTTCCTCATCATTGTCCTGCTTGTGGGAGTCATGCTGTTCGTGAAGTGGGTGAGGCAGTATATCGGTGCACAGGTGGGCTTATCTGTTCAGCACAAGCGATTGAGCGTATTCGTCATTTTGTTTCACGTAATGCTTTTGATATTGAGGGGCTTGGTAAAAAACAGGTGGAATTTTTCTTTAATATTCAAGATGAAACGCTTTGTATCCGTTCACCGGTTGATATTTTCACTTTAGAGAAGCGCCAAAAAAAAGCTTTGACACGTTTGGAAAATATAGAGGGTTTTGGCAGTCTTTCTGTCCGCAAGCTTTTTGACGCTATTAATGCACGTAGAGAAATTCCTTTAAGTCGTTTTTTGTTTGCATTAGGTATTCGTCATGTTGGTGAAGTTAATGCACAACGTCTTGCACGTGTTTATCGAAATTATACTGCTTTTGAGGCTGCTGTAATGTCAGCTATTGTGCCACATGATAAGGCAGATGAAGGTAATGAGGAGTGGACAGACCTGATCAGTATTGAAGGGATTGGAGTTCGTGTTGGCAGGGCAATTATTGATTTTTATCAAGAAGCACATAACCGTGATGTGTTATCAGCCTTGCTTCAAGAAGTGACACCTCTCCCTGAGGAAGTTATTGCAACAGATTATTCGCCAATAGCAGGAAAAATAATTGTTTTTACGGGAACTTTAACGTCTATGTCACGAGATGAAGCAAAAGCATTAGCAGAGCGGTTAGGTGCTAAAACATCTGGTTCTATTTCTAAAAAGACTGATCTTCTTGTTGCAGGGCTTGGAGCGGGATCAAAATTGACTAAAGCAAAAGAATTAGGTGTTGAGGTTATTGATGAAGATAACTGGTCCCAGTTGATTAAGGAGTATTATATTTAA